The DNA sequence TGGATTTAAAGAAAATGATTTTGATGTATTTGCAGTAGAAGGTCTCGATAACAGGATGGATGCTTTAAAAACTACGGTTCGCCCAAAATTGGAAGAAATTGGTTCTCATTTTAAAAGCGTGTTAACCGAACAGACCGGGGAAGAAGTGTTTTTCCACGTAGCAAAACATGCCCGCAGAAAGGTAAACCCTCCAGAAGATACCTGGGTAGCTTTTTCAAATAATAACAGAGGCTATAAGAAGCTTCCCCATTTCCAAATCGGCCTTTTCGGCTCTCATCTGTTTGTATGGTTTGCAGTTATTTATGAGTCTCCTGTCAAACAGGAACTTGGACGAGAATTCCAGCAAAGTCTTGACGATATTCATTCTCAAGTCCCCTCTTCATTTGAATGGAGCGTTGACCATACAAAACCCCAAACGATCTCACATGCAAATTTATCTAAAGAAGAGCTGAATAAGATATTTTCACGTCTGGAAACTGTTAAGAAAGCTGAGCTTCTCTGCGGTATTACAATCGATGCCAGCGCCCCTGTTCTAAAAGATGGCGATGCATTGCTCGGGGAAATCGAAAAAACTTTTTCTCAGTTAATGCCTCTATATAGGGCAAGCATGAACCTCTATGAACAAAAAGTATAAGGTATTAACAGAGGCTGCCTCCAAAGTAATATGGATGGCAGCCTCTTAAACTTTGAAGTTACCCTGCATGCAGGTTTATCACTTTCTTCATTTTCCACGGCAGCAAATCATATAGATACGAACTCACTTCCCTGGTCTTCCCGCGCTTTT is a window from the Alkalicoccus halolimnae genome containing:
- a CDS encoding YktB family protein; the encoded protein is MVFNGFKENDFDVFAVEGLDNRMDALKTTVRPKLEEIGSHFKSVLTEQTGEEVFFHVAKHARRKVNPPEDTWVAFSNNNRGYKKLPHFQIGLFGSHLFVWFAVIYESPVKQELGREFQQSLDDIHSQVPSSFEWSVDHTKPQTISHANLSKEELNKIFSRLETVKKAELLCGITIDASAPVLKDGDALLGEIEKTFSQLMPLYRASMNLYEQKV